The Acidicapsa ligni genome contains a region encoding:
- a CDS encoding ATP-binding response regulator: MTSSPARVLIVDDRPANRYLVTHTLRRLGFDVLEASTGKEALELANQHPKVVILDVKLPDILGYEVCRRLKANPLTAHIPVLQLSAAFLSSESKVHALESGADAFLAQPVDSNLLIATVKSLIRLHDAEASTRLLGQQWQATFDALSEGVALIDMSGAVQRSNRAMTGFLGRSYSQIEAVSFQELMHHSFGIEIGATDFTPAREVERDSRYFRFSLAPVISQETLSGSILVLSEITDQKRAQAAIVVNERFVATGRMANTIAHEINNPLEAITNLLYLLNTSLSDQETSKKYLTSAQEELDRVSRIARQILSFNRESLVPVSILLPELLNDVLAFSNRDILKKNLKIRKEWPTNLRIDGYPAQLRQVFLNLLRNAVEASFENGQIRIRVSQISKWGPNLEPVVRVSIADNGVGISSAVLPRIYEAFYSTKELKGSGIGLWLSANIVQEHRGRITVRSCHASLNSGTCFTVVLPCIQDRT; the protein is encoded by the coding sequence GTGACATCCAGCCCCGCCAGGGTTCTCATCGTAGATGACCGGCCGGCCAATCGCTATCTGGTCACCCACACGCTCCGCCGATTGGGATTTGATGTCCTCGAAGCATCCACCGGGAAAGAGGCATTGGAGCTCGCAAACCAGCACCCCAAGGTCGTTATACTGGATGTAAAGCTCCCCGACATTCTCGGTTACGAAGTTTGCCGACGCCTCAAGGCGAATCCGCTCACCGCGCACATTCCCGTGCTGCAACTATCCGCCGCGTTCCTCAGTAGCGAGAGCAAGGTACACGCACTTGAGAGCGGCGCCGATGCCTTTCTCGCTCAACCGGTCGATTCAAACCTGCTTATTGCAACCGTCAAATCGCTGATCCGTCTGCACGATGCCGAGGCGAGCACCAGGCTTCTCGGTCAACAATGGCAGGCCACCTTCGACGCTCTCAGTGAAGGCGTTGCCCTGATTGATATGTCAGGAGCGGTGCAACGCAGCAATCGAGCGATGACCGGTTTTCTAGGTCGCTCCTACAGCCAGATTGAAGCAGTCTCATTCCAGGAGTTGATGCATCACAGCTTCGGAATCGAAATCGGAGCGACTGACTTTACGCCAGCTAGAGAGGTCGAGCGCGATTCACGTTATTTCCGCTTTTCCCTGGCCCCCGTAATATCTCAGGAAACTCTGAGCGGAAGCATCTTGGTTCTGTCCGAGATCACCGATCAAAAACGTGCCCAGGCAGCCATCGTCGTGAACGAAAGATTTGTCGCAACTGGACGAATGGCCAATACCATCGCACACGAGATCAACAACCCTCTCGAAGCCATCACCAACCTGCTCTACCTGCTAAATACTTCTCTCTCCGATCAGGAAACCTCGAAAAAATATCTAACCTCCGCTCAGGAGGAGCTAGATAGAGTCTCGCGTATCGCAAGGCAAATTCTCTCCTTCAACAGAGAGTCCCTGGTTCCTGTTTCCATCCTGCTACCGGAACTCCTGAACGATGTTCTAGCCTTCAGCAACCGGGACATCCTCAAGAAAAACCTCAAAATTCGTAAGGAATGGCCAACCAACCTGCGAATCGATGGCTATCCGGCACAGCTTCGTCAGGTATTTTTGAACTTGCTGCGCAATGCTGTCGAAGCGTCTTTCGAAAACGGACAAATCCGAATCAGAGTATCCCAAATCAGCAAATGGGGCCCGAATCTCGAGCCGGTAGTCCGAGTATCCATCGCGGATAACGGAGTTGGCATTTCATCGGCGGTTTTGCCCAGAATTTACGAAGCGTTTTACTCCACCAAAGAGCTGAAAGGCTCCGGCATCGGCTTGTGGCTCAGCGCAAATATAGTCCAGGAACACCGAGGAAGAATCACAGTCAGAAGTTGTCATGCCAGTTTGAACTCGGGTACCTGTTTTACCGTGGTGCTTCCTTGCATACAGGATAGGACGTAA
- a CDS encoding ATP-binding protein, with protein MSESARFSISTVKLRQDRHVVHARQRARDVAALLGFDHQEQIRLATAASELARNAFRYASGGAVEFLVVDDVPQTFIIYVTDSGPGISNLDTILNGQYVSKTGMGQGIIGTKRLLEIFKIRSSPSGTQVEAGKPLPPTALRFDANRIKQLIAKLAQTSPSDPFDEVERQNQELLKTLAELRESQEALAQLNSELEDTNRGVVALYAELDQRAVDLTRVSDLKTRFLSNLSHEFRTPLNSISSLSRLLLDRSDGELTPEQEKQINYIQRSAGELSELVNDLLDLSKVEAGKIDVKPRHFEVQELFGSLRGMLKPLLGGNSLDLIFEANPDIPPLYTDEGKISQILRNLISNALKFTRRGHIRVTAEADATTIIFRVADTGIGIAREDQERIFEEFVQIDGELQSKVRGTGLGLPLSKRLAELLEGSLEVESEVGVGSTFIARMPMRLDGFPTPFDPSGSPNGTGATILFIEDNRETMFVNESSLKNQNYHLVFTSSIPEARAAIRRFPPALIVLDRILDQKDCLHFILESREIGYTGPVLVVSVVDDAREPIEAGATAFLPKPIAPLTLVNTIREIVDGKKSKTILLAEDDEVTRYVLGDRLAKLGLRILEARNGRDAIRMATDYLPDAMFLDIIMPDLNGFEVLRELRSNPITDEIPVVVHSSKSLSNKEIETLTSGGAIIYPKEAFNDQQSTDRLHRVLGSVGIEL; from the coding sequence GTGAGCGAATCAGCTAGATTCTCCATATCGACTGTAAAGCTGCGCCAGGATCGCCACGTCGTCCATGCCCGGCAGCGCGCAAGAGATGTCGCAGCTCTCCTTGGATTTGATCACCAGGAGCAGATTCGACTCGCAACCGCTGCCTCGGAACTGGCCCGGAATGCATTCCGCTACGCGTCCGGAGGCGCCGTCGAGTTTCTCGTAGTGGATGACGTTCCTCAGACTTTCATCATTTACGTCACAGACTCTGGCCCTGGAATTTCCAATCTGGATACGATCCTGAATGGTCAGTACGTCTCCAAAACCGGCATGGGCCAGGGCATCATCGGCACCAAGCGCCTCCTGGAGATTTTCAAGATCCGCTCCTCGCCATCAGGCACACAGGTTGAGGCCGGCAAGCCGCTTCCGCCGACAGCGCTCAGGTTCGACGCCAATCGGATCAAGCAATTGATCGCGAAACTGGCACAAACCAGCCCGTCGGATCCCTTCGACGAGGTCGAACGCCAAAATCAGGAATTGTTGAAAACTCTGGCGGAGCTTCGCGAGAGTCAGGAAGCGCTCGCTCAACTGAACAGCGAACTGGAAGATACCAACCGTGGCGTAGTCGCACTCTATGCAGAACTCGATCAGAGAGCCGTCGATCTGACTCGCGTCTCTGACCTCAAGACCCGTTTTTTATCGAACCTTTCGCACGAGTTTCGCACCCCTCTAAACTCCATCTCATCCCTGAGCCGTCTACTCCTCGACCGGTCCGACGGCGAACTCACCCCCGAGCAGGAAAAGCAGATCAACTATATCCAGCGATCTGCCGGAGAACTCTCCGAGCTGGTCAATGATCTGCTCGATCTTTCCAAGGTCGAGGCAGGCAAGATCGATGTCAAGCCTCGACACTTCGAAGTTCAGGAACTCTTCGGCTCACTGCGCGGAATGCTGAAACCACTGCTCGGCGGCAATAGCCTCGATCTCATCTTCGAGGCCAATCCCGACATTCCACCGCTCTACACCGACGAAGGCAAAATTTCCCAGATCCTGCGGAATCTCATCTCAAACGCCTTGAAGTTCACCCGCCGCGGACACATCCGGGTCACCGCGGAAGCTGACGCCACAACCATCATCTTCCGCGTCGCCGACACCGGCATCGGAATCGCACGAGAGGATCAGGAGCGCATCTTCGAGGAGTTCGTTCAGATCGATGGCGAACTGCAGAGCAAAGTCAGAGGAACAGGTCTGGGTCTTCCTCTCTCCAAACGGCTCGCGGAACTTCTGGAAGGCAGTCTCGAAGTGGAAAGCGAAGTCGGCGTTGGATCGACCTTCATCGCCAGGATGCCCATGCGTCTCGATGGCTTTCCAACCCCCTTCGACCCATCTGGATCGCCCAACGGAACGGGCGCAACCATTCTCTTTATCGAAGACAATCGCGAGACCATGTTCGTCAACGAATCATCGCTTAAAAATCAGAACTATCATCTCGTATTCACCTCAAGTATCCCCGAGGCCCGCGCTGCAATTCGCCGTTTCCCGCCTGCCTTGATCGTTCTCGATCGCATCCTCGATCAAAAGGATTGCCTGCATTTCATCCTCGAGAGCAGGGAGATCGGCTACACAGGTCCTGTCCTTGTCGTCAGCGTAGTCGATGATGCCAGGGAACCAATTGAAGCGGGAGCCACAGCGTTTCTCCCCAAGCCCATTGCCCCACTTACCCTGGTCAATACCATCCGGGAAATCGTAGATGGAAAGAAATCCAAAACCATCCTGCTTGCAGAGGATGATGAGGTCACTCGCTACGTATTAGGAGACAGGCTCGCAAAGCTGGGCCTGCGTATCCTTGAGGCCCGTAACGGAAGAGATGCGATCCGCATGGCAACGGACTATTTGCCCGATGCCATGTTCCTCGACATCATCATGCCCGACCTGAATGGATTTGAAGTGCTGCGGGAACTGCGCAGCAACCCAATTACGGATGAGATTCCAGTCGTCGTCCATTCATCGAAAAGTCTCTCAAACAAGGAGATTGAGACACTTACCAGCGGAGGAGCGATCATCTATCCCAAGGAAGCATTCAACGATCAACAGAGCACCGATCGATTGCACCGCGTACTTGGCTCCGTGGGGATCGAACTGTGA
- a CDS encoding ATP-binding SpoIIE family protein phosphatase, translated as MEVVSLTSLAIPINSNDSSQIGHARRLASSLATSMGFGELRIAELGIIVTEAARNIANHAGQGTILLSPQPAGRPDDEVRIDIYALDSGPGILNIPRAQVDGFSTAGTPGQGLGAISRLASDTHIYSAPQKGTILFASVSRNSESGIQTSELLTSRELNDQDRPPSCAAICIPIHGETVCGDAWAWHHTRDRQIYILADGLGHGPNAAEASQEALRVFETSWAQPPERILKEIHGALAKTRGAAVSIAEVLPDAGVVNFAGAGNVVGAVHSGGKTRNMVSMNGTIGHSVARLQQFSYPWERNSILIMHSDGLTTRWNVEQYSGLSSGHPALLAGALFRDFQRGRDDATVLVSRR; from the coding sequence ATGGAAGTAGTGAGTTTAACCAGTCTCGCCATTCCAATCAATTCGAACGACTCCAGCCAGATCGGACACGCCCGTCGGCTGGCCAGCTCTCTCGCTACGTCGATGGGCTTTGGAGAACTGCGGATCGCGGAGCTCGGCATCATTGTGACCGAGGCCGCCCGCAATATCGCCAATCACGCTGGCCAGGGCACCATTCTGCTCTCGCCCCAGCCCGCAGGTCGGCCTGACGACGAAGTAAGAATCGATATCTACGCGCTCGACTCGGGGCCAGGAATCCTGAACATCCCGCGAGCCCAGGTTGATGGATTCTCGACCGCCGGTACTCCCGGTCAGGGCCTCGGCGCAATCTCCCGGCTGGCCAGCGATACGCACATTTACTCCGCCCCCCAGAAGGGAACCATTCTCTTCGCCAGCGTGAGTCGTAATTCTGAATCTGGAATACAAACCTCCGAGTTGCTAACCTCCCGCGAATTGAATGATCAAGACAGGCCCCCCAGTTGCGCTGCGATCTGCATTCCCATTCACGGAGAAACCGTCTGCGGCGACGCATGGGCCTGGCATCACACGCGGGACCGGCAGATCTACATCCTTGCCGACGGCCTCGGCCATGGCCCCAATGCTGCAGAAGCCTCCCAGGAGGCATTGCGGGTTTTTGAAACGAGCTGGGCCCAGCCTCCGGAGCGCATTCTCAAAGAAATTCACGGCGCTCTTGCCAAGACACGCGGTGCCGCGGTTTCGATTGCAGAAGTGCTTCCCGACGCTGGTGTCGTCAATTTCGCGGGTGCCGGCAACGTCGTTGGTGCCGTTCACTCCGGCGGTAAGACCCGCAATATGGTTTCGATGAACGGGACAATCGGGCATTCAGTCGCCCGGCTCCAGCAATTTTCTTACCCCTGGGAACGAAACTCCATCCTGATCATGCATTCAGATGGACTTACAACGCGTTGGAATGTAGAACAATATTCTGGACTTTCATCGGGTCATCCCGCCCTTCTGGCTGGCGCACTCTTTCGCGATTTTCAGCGCGGACGGGATGACGCGACGGTTCTTGTCTCCCGGAGATAG
- a CDS encoding LytR/AlgR family response regulator transcription factor, translating into MTIRTIIVDDEPLVRSSIVRALRHDKDIEVVCECGDGIAAIDAIQSIQPDLLFLDVHMPGFSGLEVLTRLDEVQPLITIFVTAHRDYAIEAFDRNAVDYILKPFGSERIERAVARAKARLTSPLDGNYATQLLQALTAMQKQQQYLDRIAVPVQGRILLLDAKNIDWVEADRNCVLVHAGKLVYEMRTTLSSLESQLNPKQFVRIHRSTLVNVSRVKEIHPWFHGHHKVILIDGRELRMSRYQSESAKQLLGRLTE; encoded by the coding sequence ATGACCATCCGAACCATCATTGTGGATGACGAGCCATTGGTGCGAAGCAGCATCGTGAGGGCGTTGCGGCACGACAAGGACATCGAAGTGGTATGCGAGTGCGGAGACGGTATTGCTGCGATTGATGCAATCCAGAGCATCCAGCCTGATTTGTTGTTTCTTGACGTTCATATGCCCGGATTCAGCGGGCTTGAGGTTCTTACTCGGTTGGATGAAGTTCAGCCGCTGATTACGATCTTTGTTACGGCGCACAGAGACTATGCGATTGAAGCCTTCGACCGAAATGCAGTGGATTACATTCTGAAGCCCTTTGGCAGCGAACGGATTGAGCGCGCAGTTGCCCGAGCTAAAGCGCGCCTGACCAGCCCGTTGGATGGGAACTACGCAACGCAGCTTCTGCAAGCTTTGACGGCCATGCAGAAACAGCAGCAATATCTGGATCGGATCGCAGTACCGGTCCAAGGCAGGATCCTGCTTCTCGACGCCAAGAATATCGATTGGGTCGAAGCGGATCGGAACTGCGTATTGGTTCATGCGGGAAAGCTTGTGTATGAGATGCGCACGACGCTTTCGAGCCTGGAATCTCAACTGAACCCGAAGCAATTTGTTCGCATACACCGGTCGACGCTGGTGAATGTTTCCCGGGTAAAGGAGATCCATCCTTGGTTCCACGGCCATCATAAAGTGATTCTGATCGACGGCAGGGAACTGCGAATGAGTCGCTACCAGAGTGAGAGTGCGAAGCAACTTCTGGGACGTTTGACTGAGTAG
- a CDS encoding STAS domain-containing protein, with amino-acid sequence MERIPILRMGNFLLVTIQVDMHDKLALTLQDDLTNRIAEVGAKGVLIDISSLEIVDSFIGRTLANIASMARVLDALTVVVGMQPAVAITLVELGMSLPGIHTALNVESGIEFLRQNVSEYDDKDDDGDNTEV; translated from the coding sequence ATGGAACGAATACCAATCCTTCGCATGGGCAACTTCCTCCTGGTCACCATCCAGGTCGACATGCATGACAAACTGGCCCTGACACTGCAGGATGATCTGACCAACCGCATCGCCGAGGTTGGAGCAAAAGGCGTGCTGATCGATATCTCGTCGCTTGAGATCGTCGACTCCTTTATTGGCCGAACCCTTGCTAATATTGCCTCTATGGCGCGCGTTCTTGACGCTCTAACCGTGGTTGTAGGCATGCAGCCCGCCGTCGCAATCACCCTGGTGGAGCTTGGAATGTCTCTGCCCGGAATCCACACCGCTCTCAATGTTGAGTCTGGCATTGAGTTCCTGAGACAAAACGTGTCGGAATATGACGATAAGGATGACGATGGGGACAATACAGAAGTCTGA
- a CDS encoding response regulator, producing the protein MTDNKSKYIFVVDDEKIIAQTVAAILRQVGFRTAAFENAQEAIDAASVEAPDLMITDVVMPGLSGIELAILFQSRWPQCKTLLFSGQAITADLLEDARKSGHQFDVLSKPIHPSDLLAKLNELA; encoded by the coding sequence GTGACTGACAATAAATCCAAATATATCTTCGTCGTCGATGACGAAAAGATTATCGCGCAAACCGTAGCGGCCATATTGCGGCAGGTTGGCTTTCGAACCGCTGCCTTCGAAAATGCGCAGGAAGCAATCGATGCCGCATCCGTTGAAGCGCCCGACCTGATGATCACAGACGTAGTCATGCCCGGTTTGTCTGGAATCGAACTGGCAATTCTTTTCCAAAGCCGATGGCCTCAGTGCAAGACGCTGCTATTCTCCGGGCAAGCCATCACCGCCGATTTACTTGAGGACGCCAGGAAATCAGGCCATCAGTTCGACGTTCTATCAAAGCCAATACATCCATCCGATTTGCTGGCAAAATTGAACGAGCTGGCATAA
- a CDS encoding anti-sigma regulatory factor: protein MGTIQKSETVPIKNGSDVVSVRQRVRSLAIEMKFGLVDQTKIVTAASELARNTLDYGNGGQVELSAIQDGIRTGLKLYFSDNGPGIPDVKLALSDGYTSGNGMGLGLGGSKRLMNEFEIDTAPGLGTRITCIRWK from the coding sequence ATGGGGACAATACAGAAGTCTGAGACGGTCCCGATCAAGAACGGTTCAGACGTAGTATCGGTAAGGCAGCGTGTCCGCTCCTTGGCGATCGAGATGAAGTTCGGCCTGGTCGATCAGACCAAGATCGTCACGGCAGCTAGCGAACTGGCGCGCAATACCCTCGATTACGGCAATGGCGGCCAAGTGGAGCTGAGCGCAATTCAGGACGGCATCCGCACCGGCTTAAAGCTCTATTTTTCGGACAACGGCCCAGGCATCCCCGATGTCAAACTAGCCTTATCCGACGGCTACACCAGCGGCAACGGCATGGGATTGGGACTCGGCGGCAGCAAGCGTCTCATGAATGAATTTGAAATTGATACGGCACCCGGTCTCGGGACAAGGATAACTTGCATCCGATGGAAGTAG
- a CDS encoding sensor histidine kinase, translating to MNSPMQSLKNPILRFAQFFGLWTAVAFMFALQWYSYDSLHGHSGPFVVYLRWNLEQWYAWLLISPLVLRLAAKRPIDPQHPLRFLPLHLLASVLFALLAVSVQSLLVVFLEPDAPPLSQFSAFLLGIRANVALLLSKDVAMGIVAYWALTGLAQTLHFYRESSNRQLRESQLEGQLAQAQLQVLEMQLHPHFLFNTLHAIGTLIHEDPESAEQMLLNLSALLRVFLEEESSQQISLRRELHLVDLYLSIQRIRFKDRLTVRLAIDSETLNCAIPSLILQPLVENAIVHGIAKNPGSDEVEISSSTRSGRLEIRISNSNSSLPGNMTADEVNWGVGLTNTMQRLRQTYNGSAQLSLRAGSPRGVICEISMPFRLALSSNTPEEELLPL from the coding sequence ATGAATTCGCCAATGCAGTCTTTGAAGAACCCGATTCTCCGATTCGCGCAGTTCTTCGGGCTGTGGACCGCTGTTGCTTTTATGTTTGCGCTCCAGTGGTATAGCTATGACTCGCTGCACGGACACTCGGGTCCTTTTGTCGTATACCTTCGCTGGAATCTTGAGCAGTGGTATGCGTGGCTGCTGATCTCTCCGCTGGTGCTGCGTCTGGCTGCAAAACGACCGATCGACCCGCAGCATCCGTTACGTTTCCTTCCTCTCCATCTGTTGGCGAGCGTGCTCTTCGCACTTCTGGCTGTCTCGGTTCAATCGCTGCTCGTAGTTTTCCTCGAACCGGATGCTCCGCCTCTCAGCCAATTCTCCGCGTTCTTGCTTGGCATTCGCGCTAACGTGGCCCTGTTATTAAGCAAAGATGTTGCGATGGGAATCGTCGCCTATTGGGCTCTTACGGGATTGGCCCAGACTCTGCATTTCTACAGGGAAAGCAGTAATCGGCAACTGCGAGAATCTCAACTCGAAGGTCAGTTGGCACAGGCTCAACTGCAGGTTTTGGAGATGCAGTTGCACCCGCATTTTCTTTTCAATACGCTTCATGCCATTGGGACGCTGATTCATGAGGATCCCGAGTCGGCGGAGCAAATGCTGCTAAATTTGAGCGCTTTGCTGCGCGTCTTTCTTGAGGAAGAATCGTCACAGCAAATCTCGTTGCGGAGAGAGTTACACCTTGTCGATCTTTACTTGAGTATTCAGAGAATTCGGTTCAAGGATCGGTTAACTGTGCGTCTGGCGATCGATTCAGAGACTCTGAATTGCGCCATACCGAGCTTGATCCTTCAACCATTGGTAGAGAACGCAATTGTCCACGGTATTGCGAAGAACCCTGGCAGCGATGAAGTAGAGATAAGCAGTTCAACGCGGTCGGGAAGGCTTGAGATCAGGATCAGCAACAGCAACAGTTCCTTACCTGGTAATATGACCGCCGATGAAGTGAATTGGGGTGTCGGGTTGACGAACACCATGCAAAGACTCAGGCAGACCTACAACGGCTCCGCTCAACTATCGCTCCGGGCGGGTTCGCCGCGTGGAGTCATCTGCGAAATTTCTATGCCTTTCCGATTAGCGCTCTCTTCGAATACTCCAGAAGAGGAATTGCTCCCGTTATGA